A single genomic interval of Mesoplodon densirostris isolate mMesDen1 chromosome 8, mMesDen1 primary haplotype, whole genome shotgun sequence harbors:
- the LRRFIP1 gene encoding leucine-rich repeat flightless-interacting protein 1 isoform X24: protein MGTQGSGRKRLPNRERLTAEDDALNQIAREAEARLAAKRAARAEAREIRMKELERQQKEVEERPEKDFTEKGSRGLPSLSAATLASLGGTSSRRGSGDTSISIDTEASIREIKDSLAEVEEKYKKAMVSNAQLDNEKTNFMYQVDTLKDTMLELEEQLAESRRQYEEKSKEFEREKHAHSILQFQFAEVKEALKQREEMLEKHGIILNSEIATNGETSDPLNNVGYQGSTKMTKEELNALKTTGDGTLGRANEVEVKIEMVENEGKREILQNTEQRQPKEDPGKDCVDTEVLHPGDTAEDQKTSEDSAPSPGTLVNSEKEEQVQSQILEDTSFFENTEQVESSEVINSELDGEIPGPRIGQGRSNALDIKNQSKEYAEEWEKETQEDFETSLEEMSIEPRQEAAALHIPEVGGESSADPGEQSGNPAEAVPEAGLTGLGEQVGTVASSPPRGIADTVSHQETCEVDAPEGLDPSSGHDLEKELTNQEVAEPKEVPIQSTEVGGASNEEEGKGRKLRDEKPTKLEVQAIPCSPEARSSPQEVPGPSTVDAESEPLDVKEPDEEKNDPQGEALDSSHKKTKNKKKKNKKKKSPAPVETKDVQKELTFQNPDFSEVKEEQVKFTDKKPVVEAQNEVTKNPEQNTAVGSSKNADGPENPKIGLDGGLNQDDSGVNTKTRKAVADGDTLDFAHNTVQSSGTSASNKELEEGAVKDDAEEDGTAPSRPPGPDSEEAPGSTLLQDEGPSKNINDACQTEGTEEHVTSENLGQTVRKVPDSSGLENDDVAPAGEVGDFNSESREEMRGGHGKGRNKEECTLS, encoded by the exons GTTGAAGAGAGACCAGAAAAAGACTTCACAGAGAAG GGGTCTCGTGGCCTGCCCAGCCTGtctgcagccacactggcctccctggGTGGGACCTCCTCTCGAAGGGGCAGCGGGGACACCTCCATCTCCATTGACACCGAGGCCTCCATTAGGGAAATCAAG GACTCACTAGCAGAAgttgaagaaaaatataagaaggcCATGGTTTCCAACGCTCAGCTAGACAATGAGAAGACAAACTTTATGTACCAGGTCGATACGCTAAAGGACACGATGCTGGAGCTTGAAGAGCAGCTGGCTGAGTCCAGGCGGCAGTACGAGGAGAAAAGCAAA GAATTTGAAAGGGAAAAGCATGCCCACAGTATCCTCCAGTTTCAGTTTGCTGAGGTGAAAGAGGCCctgaagcaaagagaagaaatgCTTGAG AAACATGGAATAATCCTAAATTCAGAAATAGCTACCAATGGAGAGACTTCAGACCCTCTAAATAATGTTGGCTATCAAGGTTCTACAAAGATGACAAAGGAAGAGTTAAATGCCCTCAAGACAACAGGGGATGGGACGCTAG GAAGAGCCAATGAAGTGGAGGTGAAAATTGAAATGGTGGAGAATGAGGGGAAAAGAGAAATCTTGCAGAACACTGAGCAAAGACAGCCCAAAGAGGACCCAGGAAAGGACTGTGTGGACACAGAGGTGTTACATCCTGGTGACACTGCCGAGGACCAGAAAACCTCTGAAGACAGTGCCCCCTCCCCGGGAACGTTAGTCAATTCTGAGAAAGAGGAACAGGTTCAAAGCCAAATTCTGGAGGACACTTCCTTCTTTGAAAACACAGAGCAGGTTGAGTCAAGTGAGGTCATAAACAGTGAACTAGATGGTGAAATCCCAGGTCCTAGGATTGGGCAGGGCCGCAGTAATGCCTTGGATATCAAAAACCAAAGTAAAGAATATGCAGAAGAGtgggaaaaagaaacacaggaagaTTTTGAAACCAGCTTGGAAGAGATGAGCATAGAACCACGTCAGGAGGCTGCTGCTTTGCACATACCTGAAGTTGGAGGGGAGAGCAGTGCAGACCCTGGGGAACAGAGCGGGAACCCCGCAGAGGCTGTGCCGGAGGCAGGGCTCACTGGGTTGGGGGAGCAGGTGGGCACAGTGGCCTCAAGTCCCCCAAGGGGTATCGCTGACACCGTGAGTCACCAGGAAACATGTGAGGTAGATGCTCCAGAAGGCTTGGACCCAAGCTCAGGGCATGATTTAGAGAAAGAACTCACCAACCAGGAAGTAGCTGAGCCCAAGGAGGTCCCAATTCAGAGCACAGAGGTAGGTGGGGCGAGCAATGAAGAGGAGGGTAAGGGAAGAAAATTAAGGGATGAGAAACCAACCaagctggaagtccaagccaTTCCTTGTTCTCCAGAAGCCAGAAGCAGCCCTCAGGAGGTGCCAGGTCCAAGTACGGTAGATGCTGAAAGTGAACCCCTAGATGTGAAAGAGCCCGATGAAGAAAAGAATGACCCACAGGGAGAGGCACTGGATTCGTCGCACAagaaaacgaagaacaagaaaaagaaaaacaagaagaaaaaatcacCAGCACCTGTAGAAACCAAAGATGTTCAGAAAGAGTTAACATTTCAAAACCCAGATTTCAGTGAAGTGAAAGAAGAGCAGGTAAAGTTTACTGACAAAAAACCAGTTGTAGAAGCACAAAATGAGGTCACTAAAAACCCAGAACAGAACACTGCGGTAGGAAGCAGTAAAAATGCCGATGGTCCAGAAAATCCTAAAATTGGGTTGGATGGAGGACTTAACCAAGACGATTCTGGTGTAAACACTAAGACAAGGAAAGCAGTAGCTGATGGAGACACGTTGGATTTTGCCCATAATACAGTTCAGTCATCAGGCACCAGTGCCAGTAATAAAGAGTTAGAGGAAGGTGCTGTAAAAGATGATGCTGAAGAAGATGGCACCGCTCCCAGCCGTCCTCCAGGTCCAGACAGTGAGGAAGCACCAGGCAGCACCCTGCTCCAAGATGAAGGTCCCTCAAAGAACATTAACGATGCCTGTCAAACAGAAGGCACAGAAGAGCATGTGACATCGGAAAATCTAGGTCAGACAGTCAGGAAGGTTCCAGATAGCAGTGGTCTAGAAAATGATGACGTGGCACCAGCAGGCGAGGTGGGGGACTTTAATTCAGAAAGCAGGGAGGAGATGAGAGGTGGACACGGGAAGGGCAGAAACAAAGAGGAGTGTACCTTGTCGTAG
- the LRRFIP1 gene encoding leucine-rich repeat flightless-interacting protein 1 isoform X23: MGTQGSGRKRLPNRERLTAEDDALNQIAREAEARLAAKRAARAEAREIRMKELERQQKEVEERPEKDFTEKGSRGLPSLSAATLASLGGTSSRRGSGDTSISIDTEASIREIKELNELKDQIQDVEGKYKQGLKEMKDSLAEVEEKYKKAMVSNAQLDNEKTNFMYQVDTLKDTMLELEEQLAESRRQYEEKSKEFEREKHAHSILQFQFAEVKEALKQREEMLEKHGIILNSEIATNGETSDPLNNVGYQGSTKMTKEELNALKTTGDGTLGRANEVEVKIEMVENEGKREILQNTEQRQPKEDPGKDCVDTEVLHPGDTAEDQKTSEDSAPSPGTLVNSEKEEQVQSQILEDTSFFENTEQVESSEVINSELDGEIPGPRIGQGRSNALDIKNQSKEYAEEWEKETQEDFETSLEEMSIEPRQEAAALHIPEVGGESSADPGEQSGNPAEAVPEAGLTGLGEQVGTVASSPPRGIADTVSHQETCEVDAPEGLDPSSGHDLEKELTNQEVAEPKEVPIQSTEVGGASNEEEGKGRKLRDEKPTKLEVQAIPCSPEARSSPQEVPGPSTVDAESEPLDVKEPDEEKNDPQGEALDSSHKKTKNKKKKNKKKKSPAPVETKDVQKELTFQNPDFSEVKEEQVKFTDKKPVVEAQNEVTKNPEQNTAVGSSKNADGPENPKIGLDGGLNQDDSGVNTKTRKAVADGDTLDFAHNTVQSSGTSASNKELEEGAVKDDAEEDGTAPSRPPGPDSEEAPGSTLLQDEGPSKNINDACQTEGTEEHVTSENLGQTVRKVPDSSGLENDDVAPAGEVGDFNSESREEMRGGHGKGRNKEECTLS, encoded by the exons GTTGAAGAGAGACCAGAAAAAGACTTCACAGAGAAG GGGTCTCGTGGCCTGCCCAGCCTGtctgcagccacactggcctccctggGTGGGACCTCCTCTCGAAGGGGCAGCGGGGACACCTCCATCTCCATTGACACCGAGGCCTCCATTAGGGAAATCAAG GAACTCAATGAGTTAAAGGACCAGATTCAGGATGTAGAAGGCAAATACAAGCAGGGATTGAAAGAGATGAAG GACTCACTAGCAGAAgttgaagaaaaatataagaaggcCATGGTTTCCAACGCTCAGCTAGACAATGAGAAGACAAACTTTATGTACCAGGTCGATACGCTAAAGGACACGATGCTGGAGCTTGAAGAGCAGCTGGCTGAGTCCAGGCGGCAGTACGAGGAGAAAAGCAAA GAATTTGAAAGGGAAAAGCATGCCCACAGTATCCTCCAGTTTCAGTTTGCTGAGGTGAAAGAGGCCctgaagcaaagagaagaaatgCTTGAG AAACATGGAATAATCCTAAATTCAGAAATAGCTACCAATGGAGAGACTTCAGACCCTCTAAATAATGTTGGCTATCAAGGTTCTACAAAGATGACAAAGGAAGAGTTAAATGCCCTCAAGACAACAGGGGATGGGACGCTAG GAAGAGCCAATGAAGTGGAGGTGAAAATTGAAATGGTGGAGAATGAGGGGAAAAGAGAAATCTTGCAGAACACTGAGCAAAGACAGCCCAAAGAGGACCCAGGAAAGGACTGTGTGGACACAGAGGTGTTACATCCTGGTGACACTGCCGAGGACCAGAAAACCTCTGAAGACAGTGCCCCCTCCCCGGGAACGTTAGTCAATTCTGAGAAAGAGGAACAGGTTCAAAGCCAAATTCTGGAGGACACTTCCTTCTTTGAAAACACAGAGCAGGTTGAGTCAAGTGAGGTCATAAACAGTGAACTAGATGGTGAAATCCCAGGTCCTAGGATTGGGCAGGGCCGCAGTAATGCCTTGGATATCAAAAACCAAAGTAAAGAATATGCAGAAGAGtgggaaaaagaaacacaggaagaTTTTGAAACCAGCTTGGAAGAGATGAGCATAGAACCACGTCAGGAGGCTGCTGCTTTGCACATACCTGAAGTTGGAGGGGAGAGCAGTGCAGACCCTGGGGAACAGAGCGGGAACCCCGCAGAGGCTGTGCCGGAGGCAGGGCTCACTGGGTTGGGGGAGCAGGTGGGCACAGTGGCCTCAAGTCCCCCAAGGGGTATCGCTGACACCGTGAGTCACCAGGAAACATGTGAGGTAGATGCTCCAGAAGGCTTGGACCCAAGCTCAGGGCATGATTTAGAGAAAGAACTCACCAACCAGGAAGTAGCTGAGCCCAAGGAGGTCCCAATTCAGAGCACAGAGGTAGGTGGGGCGAGCAATGAAGAGGAGGGTAAGGGAAGAAAATTAAGGGATGAGAAACCAACCaagctggaagtccaagccaTTCCTTGTTCTCCAGAAGCCAGAAGCAGCCCTCAGGAGGTGCCAGGTCCAAGTACGGTAGATGCTGAAAGTGAACCCCTAGATGTGAAAGAGCCCGATGAAGAAAAGAATGACCCACAGGGAGAGGCACTGGATTCGTCGCACAagaaaacgaagaacaagaaaaagaaaaacaagaagaaaaaatcacCAGCACCTGTAGAAACCAAAGATGTTCAGAAAGAGTTAACATTTCAAAACCCAGATTTCAGTGAAGTGAAAGAAGAGCAGGTAAAGTTTACTGACAAAAAACCAGTTGTAGAAGCACAAAATGAGGTCACTAAAAACCCAGAACAGAACACTGCGGTAGGAAGCAGTAAAAATGCCGATGGTCCAGAAAATCCTAAAATTGGGTTGGATGGAGGACTTAACCAAGACGATTCTGGTGTAAACACTAAGACAAGGAAAGCAGTAGCTGATGGAGACACGTTGGATTTTGCCCATAATACAGTTCAGTCATCAGGCACCAGTGCCAGTAATAAAGAGTTAGAGGAAGGTGCTGTAAAAGATGATGCTGAAGAAGATGGCACCGCTCCCAGCCGTCCTCCAGGTCCAGACAGTGAGGAAGCACCAGGCAGCACCCTGCTCCAAGATGAAGGTCCCTCAAAGAACATTAACGATGCCTGTCAAACAGAAGGCACAGAAGAGCATGTGACATCGGAAAATCTAGGTCAGACAGTCAGGAAGGTTCCAGATAGCAGTGGTCTAGAAAATGATGACGTGGCACCAGCAGGCGAGGTGGGGGACTTTAATTCAGAAAGCAGGGAGGAGATGAGAGGTGGACACGGGAAGGGCAGAAACAAAGAGGAGTGTACCTTGTCGTAG
- the LRRFIP1 gene encoding leucine-rich repeat flightless-interacting protein 1 isoform X22 — protein MGTQGSGRKRLPNRERLTAEDDALNQIAREAEARLAAKRAARAEAREIRMKELERQQKEASDEDERMSAGSRGSLRVEERPEKDFTEKGSRGLPSLSAATLASLGGTSSRRGSGDTSISIDTEASIREIKELNELKDQIQDVEGKYKQGLKEMKDSLAEVEEKYKKAMVSNAQLDNEKTNFMYQVDTLKDTMLELEEQLAESRRQYEEKSKEFEREKHAHSILQFQFAEVKEALKQREEMLEKHGIILNSEIATNGETSDPLNNVGYQGSTKMTKEELNALKTTGDGTLGRANEVEVKIEMVENEGKREILQNTEQRQPKEDPGKDCVDTEVLHPGDTAEDQKTSEDSAPSPGTLVNSEKEEQVQSQILEDTSFFENTEQVESSEVINSELDGEIPGPRIGQGRSNALDIKNQSKEYAEEWEKETQEDFETSLEEMSIEPRQEAAALHIPEVGGESSADPGEQSGNPAEAVPEAGLTGLGEQVGTVASSPPRGIADTVSHQETCEVDAPEGLDPSSGHDLEKELTNQEVAEPKEVPIQSTEVGGASNEEEGKGRKLRDEKPTKLEVQAIPCSPEARSSPQEVPGPSTVDAESEPLDVKEPDEEKNDPQGEALDSSHKKTKNKKKKNKKKKSPAPVETKDVQKELTFQNPDFSEVKEEQVKFTDKKPVVEAQNEVTKNPEQNTAVGSSKNADGPENPKIGLDGGLNQDDSGVNTKTRKAVADGDTLDFAHNTVQSSGTSASNKELEEGAVKDDAEEDGTAPSRPPGPDSEEAPGSTLLQDEGPSKNINDACQTEGTEEHVTSENLGQTVRKVPDSSGLENDDVAPAGEVGDFNSESREEMRGGHGKGRNKEECTLS, from the exons GTTGAAGAGAGACCAGAAAAAGACTTCACAGAGAAG GGGTCTCGTGGCCTGCCCAGCCTGtctgcagccacactggcctccctggGTGGGACCTCCTCTCGAAGGGGCAGCGGGGACACCTCCATCTCCATTGACACCGAGGCCTCCATTAGGGAAATCAAG GAACTCAATGAGTTAAAGGACCAGATTCAGGATGTAGAAGGCAAATACAAGCAGGGATTGAAAGAGATGAAG GACTCACTAGCAGAAgttgaagaaaaatataagaaggcCATGGTTTCCAACGCTCAGCTAGACAATGAGAAGACAAACTTTATGTACCAGGTCGATACGCTAAAGGACACGATGCTGGAGCTTGAAGAGCAGCTGGCTGAGTCCAGGCGGCAGTACGAGGAGAAAAGCAAA GAATTTGAAAGGGAAAAGCATGCCCACAGTATCCTCCAGTTTCAGTTTGCTGAGGTGAAAGAGGCCctgaagcaaagagaagaaatgCTTGAG AAACATGGAATAATCCTAAATTCAGAAATAGCTACCAATGGAGAGACTTCAGACCCTCTAAATAATGTTGGCTATCAAGGTTCTACAAAGATGACAAAGGAAGAGTTAAATGCCCTCAAGACAACAGGGGATGGGACGCTAG GAAGAGCCAATGAAGTGGAGGTGAAAATTGAAATGGTGGAGAATGAGGGGAAAAGAGAAATCTTGCAGAACACTGAGCAAAGACAGCCCAAAGAGGACCCAGGAAAGGACTGTGTGGACACAGAGGTGTTACATCCTGGTGACACTGCCGAGGACCAGAAAACCTCTGAAGACAGTGCCCCCTCCCCGGGAACGTTAGTCAATTCTGAGAAAGAGGAACAGGTTCAAAGCCAAATTCTGGAGGACACTTCCTTCTTTGAAAACACAGAGCAGGTTGAGTCAAGTGAGGTCATAAACAGTGAACTAGATGGTGAAATCCCAGGTCCTAGGATTGGGCAGGGCCGCAGTAATGCCTTGGATATCAAAAACCAAAGTAAAGAATATGCAGAAGAGtgggaaaaagaaacacaggaagaTTTTGAAACCAGCTTGGAAGAGATGAGCATAGAACCACGTCAGGAGGCTGCTGCTTTGCACATACCTGAAGTTGGAGGGGAGAGCAGTGCAGACCCTGGGGAACAGAGCGGGAACCCCGCAGAGGCTGTGCCGGAGGCAGGGCTCACTGGGTTGGGGGAGCAGGTGGGCACAGTGGCCTCAAGTCCCCCAAGGGGTATCGCTGACACCGTGAGTCACCAGGAAACATGTGAGGTAGATGCTCCAGAAGGCTTGGACCCAAGCTCAGGGCATGATTTAGAGAAAGAACTCACCAACCAGGAAGTAGCTGAGCCCAAGGAGGTCCCAATTCAGAGCACAGAGGTAGGTGGGGCGAGCAATGAAGAGGAGGGTAAGGGAAGAAAATTAAGGGATGAGAAACCAACCaagctggaagtccaagccaTTCCTTGTTCTCCAGAAGCCAGAAGCAGCCCTCAGGAGGTGCCAGGTCCAAGTACGGTAGATGCTGAAAGTGAACCCCTAGATGTGAAAGAGCCCGATGAAGAAAAGAATGACCCACAGGGAGAGGCACTGGATTCGTCGCACAagaaaacgaagaacaagaaaaagaaaaacaagaagaaaaaatcacCAGCACCTGTAGAAACCAAAGATGTTCAGAAAGAGTTAACATTTCAAAACCCAGATTTCAGTGAAGTGAAAGAAGAGCAGGTAAAGTTTACTGACAAAAAACCAGTTGTAGAAGCACAAAATGAGGTCACTAAAAACCCAGAACAGAACACTGCGGTAGGAAGCAGTAAAAATGCCGATGGTCCAGAAAATCCTAAAATTGGGTTGGATGGAGGACTTAACCAAGACGATTCTGGTGTAAACACTAAGACAAGGAAAGCAGTAGCTGATGGAGACACGTTGGATTTTGCCCATAATACAGTTCAGTCATCAGGCACCAGTGCCAGTAATAAAGAGTTAGAGGAAGGTGCTGTAAAAGATGATGCTGAAGAAGATGGCACCGCTCCCAGCCGTCCTCCAGGTCCAGACAGTGAGGAAGCACCAGGCAGCACCCTGCTCCAAGATGAAGGTCCCTCAAAGAACATTAACGATGCCTGTCAAACAGAAGGCACAGAAGAGCATGTGACATCGGAAAATCTAGGTCAGACAGTCAGGAAGGTTCCAGATAGCAGTGGTCTAGAAAATGATGACGTGGCACCAGCAGGCGAGGTGGGGGACTTTAATTCAGAAAGCAGGGAGGAGATGAGAGGTGGACACGGGAAGGGCAGAAACAAAGAGGAGTGTACCTTGTCGTAG
- the LRRFIP1 gene encoding leucine-rich repeat flightless-interacting protein 1 isoform X25 encodes MTNPAAAQNQEIDCLSPEAQRLAEARLAAKRAARAEAREIRMKELERQQKEVEERPEKDFTEKGSRGLPSLSAATLASLGGTSSRRGSGDTSISIDTEASIREIKDSLAEVEEKYKKAMVSNAQLDNEKTNFMYQVDTLKDTMLELEEQLAESRRQYEEKSKEFEREKHAHSILQFQFAEVKEALKQREEMLEKHGIILNSEIATNGETSDPLNNVGYQGSTKMTKEELNALKTTGDGTLGRANEVEVKIEMVENEGKREILQNTEQRQPKEDPGKDCVDTEVLHPGDTAEDQKTSEDSAPSPGTLVNSEKEEQVQSQILEDTSFFENTEQVESSEVINSELDGEIPGPRIGQGRSNALDIKNQSKEYAEEWEKETQEDFETSLEEMSIEPRQEAAALHIPEVGGESSADPGEQSGNPAEAVPEAGLTGLGEQVGTVASSPPRGIADTVSHQETCEVDAPEGLDPSSGHDLEKELTNQEVAEPKEVPIQSTEVGGASNEEEGKGRKLRDEKPTKLEVQAIPCSPEARSSPQEVPGPSTVDAESEPLDVKEPDEEKNDPQGEALDSSHKKTKNKKKKNKKKKSPAPVETKDVQKELTFQNPDFSEVKEEQVKFTDKKPVVEAQNEVTKNPEQNTAVGSSKNADGPENPKIGLDGGLNQDDSGVNTKTRKAVADGDTLDFAHNTVQSSGTSASNKELEEGAVKDDAEEDGTAPSRPPGPDSEEAPGSTLLQDEGPSKNINDACQTEGTEEHVTSENLGQTVRKVPDSSGLENDDVAPAGEVGDFNSESREEMRGGHGKGRNKEECTLS; translated from the exons GTTGAAGAGAGACCAGAAAAAGACTTCACAGAGAAG GGGTCTCGTGGCCTGCCCAGCCTGtctgcagccacactggcctccctggGTGGGACCTCCTCTCGAAGGGGCAGCGGGGACACCTCCATCTCCATTGACACCGAGGCCTCCATTAGGGAAATCAAG GACTCACTAGCAGAAgttgaagaaaaatataagaaggcCATGGTTTCCAACGCTCAGCTAGACAATGAGAAGACAAACTTTATGTACCAGGTCGATACGCTAAAGGACACGATGCTGGAGCTTGAAGAGCAGCTGGCTGAGTCCAGGCGGCAGTACGAGGAGAAAAGCAAA GAATTTGAAAGGGAAAAGCATGCCCACAGTATCCTCCAGTTTCAGTTTGCTGAGGTGAAAGAGGCCctgaagcaaagagaagaaatgCTTGAG AAACATGGAATAATCCTAAATTCAGAAATAGCTACCAATGGAGAGACTTCAGACCCTCTAAATAATGTTGGCTATCAAGGTTCTACAAAGATGACAAAGGAAGAGTTAAATGCCCTCAAGACAACAGGGGATGGGACGCTAG GAAGAGCCAATGAAGTGGAGGTGAAAATTGAAATGGTGGAGAATGAGGGGAAAAGAGAAATCTTGCAGAACACTGAGCAAAGACAGCCCAAAGAGGACCCAGGAAAGGACTGTGTGGACACAGAGGTGTTACATCCTGGTGACACTGCCGAGGACCAGAAAACCTCTGAAGACAGTGCCCCCTCCCCGGGAACGTTAGTCAATTCTGAGAAAGAGGAACAGGTTCAAAGCCAAATTCTGGAGGACACTTCCTTCTTTGAAAACACAGAGCAGGTTGAGTCAAGTGAGGTCATAAACAGTGAACTAGATGGTGAAATCCCAGGTCCTAGGATTGGGCAGGGCCGCAGTAATGCCTTGGATATCAAAAACCAAAGTAAAGAATATGCAGAAGAGtgggaaaaagaaacacaggaagaTTTTGAAACCAGCTTGGAAGAGATGAGCATAGAACCACGTCAGGAGGCTGCTGCTTTGCACATACCTGAAGTTGGAGGGGAGAGCAGTGCAGACCCTGGGGAACAGAGCGGGAACCCCGCAGAGGCTGTGCCGGAGGCAGGGCTCACTGGGTTGGGGGAGCAGGTGGGCACAGTGGCCTCAAGTCCCCCAAGGGGTATCGCTGACACCGTGAGTCACCAGGAAACATGTGAGGTAGATGCTCCAGAAGGCTTGGACCCAAGCTCAGGGCATGATTTAGAGAAAGAACTCACCAACCAGGAAGTAGCTGAGCCCAAGGAGGTCCCAATTCAGAGCACAGAGGTAGGTGGGGCGAGCAATGAAGAGGAGGGTAAGGGAAGAAAATTAAGGGATGAGAAACCAACCaagctggaagtccaagccaTTCCTTGTTCTCCAGAAGCCAGAAGCAGCCCTCAGGAGGTGCCAGGTCCAAGTACGGTAGATGCTGAAAGTGAACCCCTAGATGTGAAAGAGCCCGATGAAGAAAAGAATGACCCACAGGGAGAGGCACTGGATTCGTCGCACAagaaaacgaagaacaagaaaaagaaaaacaagaagaaaaaatcacCAGCACCTGTAGAAACCAAAGATGTTCAGAAAGAGTTAACATTTCAAAACCCAGATTTCAGTGAAGTGAAAGAAGAGCAGGTAAAGTTTACTGACAAAAAACCAGTTGTAGAAGCACAAAATGAGGTCACTAAAAACCCAGAACAGAACACTGCGGTAGGAAGCAGTAAAAATGCCGATGGTCCAGAAAATCCTAAAATTGGGTTGGATGGAGGACTTAACCAAGACGATTCTGGTGTAAACACTAAGACAAGGAAAGCAGTAGCTGATGGAGACACGTTGGATTTTGCCCATAATACAGTTCAGTCATCAGGCACCAGTGCCAGTAATAAAGAGTTAGAGGAAGGTGCTGTAAAAGATGATGCTGAAGAAGATGGCACCGCTCCCAGCCGTCCTCCAGGTCCAGACAGTGAGGAAGCACCAGGCAGCACCCTGCTCCAAGATGAAGGTCCCTCAAAGAACATTAACGATGCCTGTCAAACAGAAGGCACAGAAGAGCATGTGACATCGGAAAATCTAGGTCAGACAGTCAGGAAGGTTCCAGATAGCAGTGGTCTAGAAAATGATGACGTGGCACCAGCAGGCGAGGTGGGGGACTTTAATTCAGAAAGCAGGGAGGAGATGAGAGGTGGACACGGGAAGGGCAGAAACAAAGAGGAGTGTACCTTGTCGTAG